The nucleotide window actctaccataaaggcctgattggtggagtgctgcaaagatggttgtccttctgtaagttTCATCTTCCCAGAGGAACTgacgaaggcccttctcccccgattgcacaGTTTATCCGggtggacagctctaggaagagtcttggtggttcagaACTTCTTCCATtatagaatgatggaggcccctttggaccgtcaatgctgcagaaatgttttggtacccttccccagatctgtcccttgacacaatcctgtacggacaattccttcgacttcatggcttggtttttgctctgacatgcactgtcaactgtcggacctttataaagacaggtgtgtgcctttccaaatcatgtccaatcaattgaatttaccacaggttggctccaatcaagttgtagaaacatctcaaggatgatcaatggaaacaggatgcagctgagctcaattttgagtctcataacaaaggatctgaatacttatgtaaataaggtatttctgttttttacacttgcaaacatttctaagaacctgtttttgttttgtcattatggggatttATGATTTatgaggaaaaaaatatttaatacattttagaataaggctgtaatgtaacaaaatgtggaaaaagtcaaagggtctgaacacttttcaaatgcactgtacatagcactgataaaaaatgtaaaaaatctgTACTGGCATTATGAAATTATGAGTTACAGGAAGGGAGGACACCACTTTATCCTTGTAAGATTGCCAAGAGATTTAACTGGTGTCACACATATGCTGAGTGACTTTATTTTATTTCTTCATTTTATTCAGTACACTGTGTGATAGCAAAACAACTGCTCAACTATTAAACATATTTATTGTCATATATTTTGCCAATATAGCCCCCCCTATTTGTacaatgatatactgtatatgaaaacaaggAATAGAaggacacaaacacactgtaAATAAAGATTGATTGTAAATAATCCACTTAACTTCCCAGGTATATTTAACATGTTATAATGTAAACAGTTATTTGTGCAAAGCCATTTCAACTCTTATGGAGGATTATCTCCGCTCTGTGTTTGTTGGTTGAGTATTATTCTCTAGGTAGCTCTGAACTGCTTGTAACTCTATCACTCCACTCTGAACTGACATGGACTTTGTGCTATCAGAGCACTCCAGCACATACTCATCACTGGTTCTTCTTCTGCATTTCCCCCCACACATCGTAGCAAAGCCCTTCCAAACCCTCTTGTTGACAAAGGCATACACAATGGGATTTACAAAACCATGGCTATAGGCAATGACCTCTGTAACCTGAATGGCGAAATCCAGATGTAGGCTTGTGGCACAATTAGAAATCACATGCAAGTGTTGCAAGGAGTGTAAAAAGGACACAGTGTTGTACGGGAACCATAACACAAAAAATACCACAACTACTATCATGACCAATTTCAGACTCTTTCGTCTCGGTCCCACTTTAACCTTCGCTACAGCACAGCAGACTCGCAGGTAGCAGAAGAGCATGATCAGAAAAGGTGTGAGAAACCCAAAGACGTTCAGCTGAAACTTCATGAGAATCTTCCACAGAGGCAAGTGATTTTCCTCTCCAAAAGGGTACATGCAAATCTTCTGGCCGTGAAACTCTTGTTCCTGAACGAAGGTCCAATGTGGAGCTGCTGCTAAGATGGAGAGGCTCCACACCACAAAGCTCACTAAGGTGCTTTCCATAGGTGTACAGTGGTTCCAGCTGGAAAGAGTCCATACTACACCTAAATACCTATCCACACTTATACAAGTGATGAACAGGATACTGCTGTACAAAGTAGTGATGTAAATCGCAGTAACTGTCTTGCAGGAATCATTGCCAAATATCCATTCATTGTGGGCATACACTGCCCAAAAAGGGAGTGTTAATGCAAACAACATATCAGAAATTGCCATATTCATAGGAAATGTTTTTCTATGATGTTTGGATTTGattaaagttgaaataaaaagtATATTTACTATAATGCTGAGGGTGCAAATGATAATGTAAGAGACGGGTAGAAAAATTCTTCCAAATACTTTGACGTGTGCCTTTTCACAAAGTCCAAAGCTGTCCAATGGTTCATCTCCATAGTCATAATAATGGCTGTAATTATAGTCATCACTCAGTTCGGGGATGTTTAAATCCATTATCCTCTTGTATATCTAAGGAGGAGAAATGTGAAATACAGACGTCAGACAGATGATGTACTGTCAAGAAGAAGAAACAACTTTCCTCTATGATGTTTTATGCATGCAGTAGGGTAGGCTTACCTCTGGGGAAAAAAAGTGTTTCTGAAATCCTAAAATCCAGTAGTTAAAGTTCTGTTCCAGCAATACAAAAGAGCATTTAAGTAATAAGCACTACAGGTATGACAAAGTAAGCAGTTTGTCTGAAGTAAGAAGGCATTCCTCTGTTTCCTGGTATTTGTCATTACCTCTTCCTCTTACGTATAAGAGGTATGTAAAAATCATGTTGTTTTTTTGTGCTCTTAATGGAACCTCAAAATACAGCTGTTGAACTCAACGACTTACCTGTAGACCTATACCTCTATAGACCTAACTTGAATCTATTTTatgtatagatagggtatagacgtttattattttaaatatttaaaaCATGAACCACCTGTGTTTTTAGTCAATTCTATCAATTTCTATAAACCTATGATAGATATTTGAGTTGTATAAGATAATAATTTCATGCAAATCGATTCACAGCACGAGATCCAAAATAACTAGCGCACATTCTGTTCTAGCACGTGGGGAATGGATTGGATGAGACAAGCTATTTTAATACACCGCGCCCCCCCTCCACCCGTTTAGTTTTGCACTCTGGGAAATGGCGTTCCAATAAACTTTAAGACGACGTTTAAAATGTAAGTAGCTCAAAAATAAATGTATACTCTGATCcttaaatacatacatacacatgtgtAAATCATGGAATTAAACACGTTTTATTTGGAGGTATATGCTCCGTCAAAACCGATTTTGTAATTCCCCCCGAACTACAATTCATACAGATTTTCTTCTGTGAAGGATTTAGTTTATTTGCAACTCGAGCTTATTATTTTCCAGCGAAAGGCCATAATAAAATGTGCCATTAACAAGGGATAATAATCAAGAgattgaacaaattaatttaaaaaggTTGAGAGGTTTTTTTTGGCTAAACGTGTGAGATAATTCAATGGAAAAAGACAGCCTACGTCACGTGTGTGAAAATGTTACTTAATTTTGGACTGCTGTTTGAGTAGCTCGACGTAAGGACAGCGCGGTGTCTATTTGGTGTGTAGCGCATACAGAATCAGTCCGGATCCATTATCTTCAATAGAAGTTTGACAAAACGGTAAGAATAAATGTTAATTCTAATGTCGGATGTTGTCTTTATTTACGGTATCACAAGTGATATTTACTATGAAACAGTTCCCTTTGACTTTCATTCAAAAGTGTCCTTGACGTGAGAAGTCTTGTATAGCTAGGCCAAAAGTTATTCTGTATTCAATTATCACATTGCTTTAATATCTTATATTAACTACTAGGTTACATCCTGACAGTCCTTGAAATAAGTCGACGTTTTACTGTATTTCCCAAGAGAACACCATGTTACTGATATCTGAACTTCTACTTCAAGTTACATTTGGTGTTGTAGGTTTTACAAGCTCAAATAGGCCTACTGAGACCTATAAGTATGTCCCAATATTTTCCAACAGTATGACTGCTAATAGCCTATTTAATGTAATTATCTGTGTCGTTGATGTAGTGAGACAATCATTGTGAATAACGTCTTTGGTAGATTTATGTTATAAAGTACAGTACCTCTGAGTAATTATACTTTTCTGGTTTCAGCCAAGATGTCTGCATATGATGAAGAAGAATCTAAGTTTATGCGAAAGGTGAAGGAGAACCCTTTTGTCCCAATAGGTGAGTAGTATAAAATGTTGTAtgtaaaccctggattgctgatgcaaTGTattggccatattggcactccccagaagaaggacaaaattacatgtattaagtattttgttgttgtagtgcGGACAGTAACATTAGAACTTTATAAAAATGATACTTTAAGGAAAATGTTTAAATTAtttttagctcacataatatgtAAAAGTATGCATTAAAGTATCTAATAGAATGAACATGACAAAAACAAACTTAGATATTGACAAATTCATTTCCATTGCAACTCAAATATTTTTTACGACGGTGGGGGATTGCCAAGATGGTGGCTTTAAAACAGTGCCCCATgttagtcatctagtgtatacTACCAATAATTTATATACAcagcacacacaaccacacctgTAGCCCATATCGTCATAGTTTTTTCATGCACCTTTATGGAACTGAAAATTGGTTGTTTTTTATTGATGTAGATATTGACTGTATGTCTTCAA belongs to Oncorhynchus gorbuscha isolate QuinsamMale2020 ecotype Even-year linkage group LG22, OgorEven_v1.0, whole genome shotgun sequence and includes:
- the LOC124009697 gene encoding atypical chemokine receptor 2, which produces MDLNIPELSDDYNYSHYYDYGDEPLDSFGLCEKAHVKVFGRIFLPVSYIIICTLSIIVNILFISTLIKSKHHRKTFPMNMAISDMLFALTLPFWAVYAHNEWIFGNDSCKTVTAIYITTLYSSILFITCISVDRYLGVVWTLSSWNHCTPMESTLVSFVVWSLSILAAAPHWTFVQEQEFHGQKICMYPFGEENHLPLWKILMKFQLNVFGFLTPFLIMLFCYLRVCCAVAKVKVGPRRKSLKLVMIVVVVFFVLWFPYNTVSFLHSLQHLHVISNCATSLHLDFAIQVTEVIAYSHGFVNPIVYAFVNKRVWKGFATMCGGKCRRRTSDEYVLECSDSTKSMSVQSGVIELQAVQSYLENNTQPTNTERR